GCCATAGAATTAGCTACATCATTGGCTCCAATGTTCCAAGCCATATAGAACCCTAAAATATAACCCGCTATTAATATATATAATTCTATTCCCATTATTGCTCTCTTAAATATTTCTTTTATTTTAAGTTTAGTTATTTACGTATTTTCACTATTTAATTTAGGAATATGAATAGTAAAAAGACTTCCCTTGCCAACATTACTTTCTACAGAAATATATCCGCCATGTGCATTTATAATATGCTTTACTATTGCGAGACCTAAACCAGCTCCTCCTCTTTCTCTGCTTCGTGATTTATCTATCCGATAAAATCTTTCAAATATGCGTGGAATATGCTCTTGCTCTATTCCTATACCTTGATCTTTCAAATTAATTAAAATTTCTGAATCATGTTTGTATATTGAAACATCAACATAACCTCCTTGTTTACTATATTTTATAGCGTTATCAAATAAATTCAAAATAGCTCTACAAAGCAGTTTAGGATTAATTTTAGCACTAAGTTCATTGTCGGGGTTAAATTCAATTTTTATATCTTTTCCGTCTGCTTTTTCTTTGGATTTATTAATAGCTTCAATGATGACTTCATTCAAGCTGTACTCCTTAAGTTCAATTATATTTTTTTCAGTTTCATCTTCAATTTTTGAAAGACTAACGAGAACTTCAACAATTTCAATTAACCTATCAAACTGTCTTGATATAATATTAAAAAATTTTTGAGTTTCTTGAGGGTCATCAGATGGGTTATCTTGAATAGTTTCAATAAAGCCTTTAATAGCAGTTACAGGGGTTTTTATTTCGTGTAAAATATTTAATGTAAAATCGCGTCTAATATTTTCGAGATAAACAAGCCTTGTAATATCATAAAGAAAAAAAACTGTCCCAATCCTTATATCTTTATCATCGTTTAGGGGAGCGCTATATGCTTTAAGTATAACTTCATCTTTTATTTGAACAGTGATAACTTCGCTTAGAGGAATAACTGAAATAAACGCTTTTTTTACAAAACGCTCCATCTCAGAACTTCTTATCGCTTCTACTAAGATGCGGCCTTTTAAGTTATTATCTTTTATTTGCAACATTTTTAAAGCAGAATTATTAAAGCTTATAATTTTTTCATGCATATCAATAGCTATAACTGCTTCAACAAGCGTTGATAAAATTGTTTGCAGCTCATTTCTCTGAGATTTTACTGTTTTTATTTTATCATTTAAGTTAGATGCCATTAAATTCATAGAATCAGCTAAACTAACTACTTCGTAGGCGCCTTGCACAAAAATGTTATAATCTAAATTACCTTTTGCAAAATTATCAGATCCTTTTTGTATTTCTTCTATTGGCAAACTTATACGCCTCGCTATTATCCATC
This Desulfobacterales bacterium DNA region includes the following protein-coding sequences:
- a CDS encoding HAMP domain-containing protein — translated: MDNTVKDLQARSEILLYQFKPILFDGKILDDKCKQIGKASSTRITVILPLGKVIGDSDENPDNMEDHSTRYEIKKALKGDIGVSTRYSPTLKLTMMYVAKPIFGEDKKILGALRVSIPVSAIYERLSLIQSRIIFIGLIAVFFAAIIGWIIARRISLPIEEIQKGSDNFAKGNLDYNIFVQGAYEVVSLADSMNLMASNLNDKIKTVKSQRNELQTILSTLVEAVIAIDMHEKIISFNNSALKMLQIKDNNLKGRILVEAIRSSEMERFVKKAFISVIPLSEVITVQIKDEVILKAYSAPLNDDKDIRIGTVFFLYDITRLVYLENIRRDFTLNILHEIKTPVTAIKGFIETIQDNPSDDPQETQKFFNIISRQFDRLIEIVEVLVSLSKIEDETEKNIIELKEYSLNEVIIEAINKSKEKADGKDIKIEFNPDNELSAKINPKLLCRAILNLFDNAIKYSKQGGYVDVSIYKHDSEILINLKDQGIGIEQEHIPRIFERFYRIDKSRSRERGGAGLGLAIVKHIINAHGGYISVESNVGKGSLFTIHIPKLNSENT